TGGACAAACATTTTAGGGGTTCCAAGaggtttaaataaatacagcATTGCAAATAATACAAACAATTGCAGGTTTAAAGATATTGAAATTTCATTACAACATTAAAATACACATTACATCAAAATCGAACTACTGTTAGTTCAATCTCATCATAAGATAAATAGATGGAAATTTAtgcaaatgatatatttttttgtatatatatttataatatttaaagatAATATAGTCGTTatgtaaaaagataataacaaagtaaataaaaatcaattatgaaGTAGCAAAGTGACgttaataagaaaaaacacCCAATACACACATCTGACTTCAAGGTGCTAAGCAGCATTTGATGCTGAAATTCAGACGTTAACGCGCTGTGATTTGACAATTCAATGACTTGAAATGTAATTCTcaagtgttaaaaaaaaaaaaaaaaggaaaatcacCCAATGCCATATTGAGTAAGAGTGAAAAGACATTTAACCCCATGCTTTATCCTCAAATTCCTGCATGGTCCCTCTAATTCTTACTCACCCGATCTTGGAAAGTATCTCACACATTGATTTGTACGATGAGCCACCATGTCCTAGACTGTCCATTCCACTCAGTTTCAACTGTTTAGCTTTCTCCCTCATACGTTGCCCTTCTTTATGCTCAATTAAACTCCTAGCCAATCTCTCTATCTCTTCCCGCCCCACCACTTGTTTCGTCGGCAACACCCCTGGCCGCACCGCCACGCCCACCTCCTCCACCAAGAACGTCGCGTTCATTCTCTGCTCCGCGTAGAGCGGCCACGCAATCATTGGCACGCCATTTGTGATGCTCTCCAGCGTTGAGCTCCAGCCACAGTGTGATAGAAACCCTCCCACGGCAGGGTGGCTCAGGATTTCAACTTGTGGGGCCCATGTCGGGACTAGCAATCCCACGTCACGAGTTCGGGTCGAAAACCCTTCGGGTAAATAGGTTGGAGTGTCGTCCGAGGTGTTGTGTATGCTCAAATAAGCGTCGTCCATGCGGCCTCTTGTGGGCGGGCGCACCACCCAAATGAATCTCTGACAGCTTAGCTCTAATCCCCAAGCTAGCTCGGTCATTTGTTCTGTCGACAGCATTCCACCACTCCCAAATGACACAAAGAGTACGGATTCGTTAGGTTGCCGGTCCAACCAACTTATCAACTCGCTTGTTGGACCGGCCGGTTCAATTGGCCTCCTTAGTGGACCGATGGGGTAAACGGGGATATTCACTATGGATCTCAAGGTTTGGTTCTCCCTGAGAGCTTGGATTGTTTTGGGCTCCAAATCCTCCCAAGAATTGAACAGAATCCCATCAGATAAAGGAATTTGTTTCCCCATCCTTACATACTCATCGTACTGCTGATCATTCCGGTCCAGCATCGGTTCCACGACGTCCTCCGGTCGAATCGGTTTGCAGCCCGGGATTCTCAAGTCCTCGAGTTGATCAACGTATTCCCCCTCGATTTCTTGATCGAGAACCGGGCAGTACACGGTTAAGGCAGTGAACCATGCCGTGCTAGGAACATAGACATACTTGGCAATGTTGAGCTCGGCGGCGATGGGCAGCGCATCCGTGCCGAAGTGGTCAACGAAGAGGGCGTCGGGGCGGCGGTCCATGGCGTCGATGGCGGAGCGGATGACAGGCAAGGCCTCGCGGACCATTAGGCAGAGTTGGGTGACGACTTGGGTGGAAGGACCCACGAGGTGGGAGATATCAACCGGTGGAAGTTGGATGATTTGAACTAGCTCCTTATGGACGTGGAGGTTGAGGAGCTTGGACTCCGGCGGCGCGACGGCGGTGGTGACTTGAAGAACGGTGACCCTGACGTTGTGGTGAGCGGCGAGGCGATTGGCGAGAACAACCACAGGGATGAGGTGGCCCATGCCGGGGCTGGAGAGAATAGCAACATGAAGATTACTAAAGGAGCTATCCATGGCTTTCTTTCCACAGAGTGGGGGGAGAAGTGGATAGTCTAGATATATGTGCCTGGTTGATAATCATAACCTTATATGGTCACCACAACGTAAAATCACGTCAATGTTTATTTAAAACTAGCGTGTGAAAAGTACTACCATCAACGTTTTCaagggaaaattattttaataatgccaaaaataattattacaagaaCAGTATGGTTTTGAAGCTTTTGAAAAAGTAGACAGCACTACAATTTCGAATATGATTCtgctatttttataaaaaaaaataaaaatttactagcaccgaaaaataaaataaaattggaataGCACCGCTATCCAACATAGCGGTGCTAATCTAAATTCTTGGGACCACATATTTGCATGTCTAATACTTGAATACTTCTTTGTTATAACATCAAATGTTGTGG
Above is a genomic segment from Sesamum indicum cultivar Zhongzhi No. 13 linkage group LG13, S_indicum_v1.0, whole genome shotgun sequence containing:
- the LOC105176179 gene encoding anthocyanidin 3-O-glucosyltransferase 5-like, with translation MDSSFSNLHVAILSSPGMGHLIPVVVLANRLAAHHNVRVTVLQVTTAVAPPESKLLNLHVHKELVQIIQLPPVDISHLVGPSTQVVTQLCLMVREALPVIRSAIDAMDRRPDALFVDHFGTDALPIAAELNIAKYVYVPSTAWFTALTVYCPVLDQEIEGEYVDQLEDLRIPGCKPIRPEDVVEPMLDRNDQQYDEYVRMGKQIPLSDGILFNSWEDLEPKTIQALRENQTLRSIVNIPVYPIGPLRRPIEPAGPTSELISWLDRQPNESVLFVSFGSGGMLSTEQMTELAWGLELSCQRFIWVVRPPTRGRMDDAYLSIHNTSDDTPTYLPEGFSTRTRDVGLLVPTWAPQVEILSHPAVGGFLSHCGWSSTLESITNGVPMIAWPLYAEQRMNATFLVEEVGVAVRPGVLPTKQVVGREEIERLARSLIEHKEGQRMREKAKQLKLSGMDSLGHGGSSYKSMCEILSKIG